The sequence below is a genomic window from Sorangiineae bacterium MSr12523.
CCCACGGGCACCAATGCGGTGGAGGCCGCGCTGAAGTTGGCGCGCAAGGTCACCGGACGGCGCAACGTCGTGGCCTTTACCGATGCCTTTCACGGGATGACGTTGGGATCCCTGGCGGCGTCGGCTCGTCAGTCGAAGCGGGCGGTCGCCGGCGTTTCGCTGCCGGACGTGGTGCGCATGCCCTACGATGGATATTTCGGCGAGGGTGTGAGTACGCTCGATTTCATCGAGGCCATGCTCTTTCGAACCGGGTCCGGCGTGGACATTCCTGCCGCGTTCATCCTGGAAACCGTGCAGGCCGAGGGCGGGGTCAACGTGGCCTCTTCGCAGTGGCTTCGAGGCTTGGCCAACATGGCGCGCAAATACGGTGTTTTGCTCATCGTCGACGATATTCAGGCCGGCTGCGGCCGTACGGGGACGTTTTTCAGCTTCGAGCGCGCGGGCATCGAGCCGGATCTGGTCTGTCTGGCAAAATCGATTTCCGGCTACGGCTTGCCCATGTCCCTGGTTCTCATTCGGCCCGATCTCGATCGCTGGGAGCCGGGCGAGCACAATGGGACATTCCGAGGGAACAATCTGGCCTTCGAGGCGGCGACGAGCGCGCTCGATTACTGGCGCGATCGCTCGTTTTCCCATGGGGTAGCCTTCAAGTCGCGCATCATCGTCGACCACTTGAATGCGATTCGCGCCGCGGCGCCGGCGCACGTCCGCGGTATTCGAGGAGCCGGGTTCATTCAAGGGCTCGTCTTCGACGACCCGCGCATTGCGGCGCACGTCTCCGCGGCGGCCTTCGGGGAAGGCCTCATCGTCGAATTGTGCGGGCCGACGGAGAACGTGATCAAGATTCTTCCCCCGCTCACCATCGAGCCCATCGTCCTCAAGCAAGGACTGACGCGCCTCTCCACCGCGGTTTCCAACGTTCTGCATGCCTCGCTCGAATGTGTACCCGACCCGGTCTCGTGTTCGGCCTGATTCGATAGGAGACGCCCATGATTTTTGCCACCGACGAATCGGTCGTGGAATCACAATTCGCACAAATGAGCTCGGCCACGGCGCAGGCCCTGACGCAGGCGCAGGCCCGGCTTTTCGAGGACCTGGCGTCGGCCGGGCTGCATTTCGAAGGAAAGAGTTATCCCGTTTCCATTCGCCCTTTGCTGCTGGAGGCGGCCACCGTGCAATGGCTCGCCCGTGCCGCGGAGCAGCTTTCGCCGATCTTCGATTTCGCGGCGAGGCTCTACGTGGAGGACGCCGAGGTGCGCAAGCTGTTCCCCGCGTACCGAAGCGTCGAGCACCTCATCGTGCGGCTGCCCAAGCATTCGCCGTTGATTCGCGTGTATCGGCTGGACGGCTTGTTCGACGAGACGGATTCGTTTCGCATCCTGGAGACGAACACCGAGGCGCCCGGCGGCGTGATTCAAAATGGGCTTGCGGCGCGCATTTGGTCGAACGTGCCCAATCCGCTG
It includes:
- the ectB gene encoding diaminobutyrate--2-oxoglutarate transaminase, with product MKSSSDTLVFEEHESVVRSYCRKFPAVFSTAKNAILEDEHGREYIDFLSGAGSLNYGHNDPMIRGKIVEYILRDGITHSLDFHTSAKKRFLLAFDEVILKPRGYNYRLQFTGPTGTNAVEAALKLARKVTGRRNVVAFTDAFHGMTLGSLAASARQSKRAVAGVSLPDVVRMPYDGYFGEGVSTLDFIEAMLFRTGSGVDIPAAFILETVQAEGGVNVASSQWLRGLANMARKYGVLLIVDDIQAGCGRTGTFFSFERAGIEPDLVCLAKSISGYGLPMSLVLIRPDLDRWEPGEHNGTFRGNNLAFEAATSALDYWRDRSFSHGVAFKSRIIVDHLNAIRAAAPAHVRGIRGAGFIQGLVFDDPRIAAHVSAAAFGEGLIVELCGPTENVIKILPPLTIEPIVLKQGLTRLSTAVSNVLHASLECVPDPVSCSA